From the Ammoniphilus sp. CFH 90114 genome, the window CAGAGTTATTGGTTAATTACTTACAAAATCCGAAGTACGACGTTCGCTCTATCATGGGTGTATTAGAGAGAAGATTAATCCCGTTAAGAGAGCAAGTAGAATGGGGCTATATCATTCCTTACACCATCGCAGGAATGTTGAATGAACATCCGCGAGTAGCGATGGCTTTACGCAATAGTGATGATAAGGATAAATACATGGATTTCTATGATAAGTTAACTTCCGTAGAGAGTCTGCCAGATATGAGCATGGCGAAGACGGTTCAAGGGGATTCGAAGGTTTCATCTTAAGGGAATAACGATAGAGCGTGACCGAAGTAATCTTTACTTCGGTTACGCTTTTTTATTTGGATTAATATGAATGTTTTTATGTCCTACAGCCAAGACTAACCATAATCATCCTTTATTTGAACGTATGAGCCTTTTTTCGACATTCTAAGAAGTATGACGAATTCTTGAAAATGCTATGAAAACGAATTGCATGGTGGAGAATTTTGTCGTATGATATCAATAAAATTATGAAAATATGAAAACCAAATTTTGGTTGTTAAGGAGGGTTTCTAATGCCCATTACGATTTATGATGTAGCGAGAGAAGCAGGAGTATCTATGGCCACTGTTTCACGCGTAGTAAATGGCAATCCCAATGTAAAGCCGACCACAAGGAAGAAGGTATTGTCTGCAATTGAACGACTTGGGTATCGTCCTAATGCTGTCGCTCGTGGATTGGCTAGCAAGAAGACGACCACAGTTGGGGTGGTAATTCCAGACATTGCTAGTGCTTTTTTTGCTGAGCTGGCAAGAGGGATTGATGATATAGCAAGTATGTATAAATATAACATTATCCTTTGTGATTCGGACCAACGCTTAGAAAAGGAAGTCCATCTTATTAATACATTGCTGGAAAAGCAAGTGGATGGGATTGTGTTCATGGGTCGGGAAATAACAGATGAACATCTCCAAGTCTTCAATACCTCCTCTGTTCCTATTGTACTAGCCGGTACAAAGGAAAAATCGGAAGAACATCCATCCGTCAACATTGATCATCGACAAGCGGGTTATGATGCAACGATGCGACTCATTCAAGGAGGCCATCAGCGCATTGCTATGGTTGCAGGGCCGTTCCAGGATCCGTTAGCTGGCGTGGAGCGTTTTGAAGGGTATAGACAAGCCCTGTCTGATTCAGGGATTGACTTTAAGCAAGAATATGTCATAAGTGGTAAGCTCTCTTATGAGGCAGGTTTAGAAGCTGCTGAGGCCTTTATGTCTCTTGAAGAATCGCCTACAGCTATTTTTGCCGCGAGTGACGAGACTGCTGTAGGGGTTATTCATGGCATGCAGGATATGGGGAAGAATGTACCTCAAGATTTAGAGGTGATCGGGTTTGACAATATCCGATTATCGGAGATGGTTAGACCCAAACTAACTACAGTGGTACAGCCAATGTATGACCTAGGGGCTGTAGCTATGAGATTATTAACGAAATTCATGAACAACGAGAAGGTGGAAGACCACATTGTGGTATTACCGCACCGAATTGAAGAGCGCCAGTCGACGAAACCTATAGTCTAAACTGGTATTAGAGGGGGATTTTAAGCGTGATAGGAATCATTGGTGCCATGGATGAAGAGATCCAACTATACAAGGAAGGAATGCACGATATTACGGAGACCATGGTCGCTGGAATTACGTATTATTCAGGGACTCTGAATGGTAAGGAAGTTGTATTGTGTAAATGTGGAGTAGGGAAAGTCAATGCGAGTATATGTACTCAAATTCTTATTCAGCAGTTCCAAGTAAAAGATGTGATCTTTACTGGTGTAGCGGGAGCGCTAAATCCGAATCTAGATATTGGAGATATCGTAGTTTCAACTGACTGCCAATATCATGACATGGATGTGACAGCTCTAGGCTTCAAAAAAGGGGAAATTCCTTTCTCACCTAAGTCGATTTTCAAGGCAGATGAGAGATTGGTACGAATGGCGGTTGAGGCAAGTGAAGAGGTAGTGGAGGGGAAAACTCTAACGGGACGAATCCTCTCAGGAGATCAATTTGTTGCTAGCCGTGAATTAGTAAAATCACTTCATGAAGATATGCAAGGAGACTGCACTGAAATGGAAGGAGCAGCTGTAGCGCATGTCTGCGATGCCAATCAAATTCCCTTTGTTATTGTGAGATCCATGTCTGACAAAGCAGACGGTTCTGCTCATATCAATTTTCCTGAGTTTACCGTGCTTGCCTCCAAGAGATCATATGAAATTGTCTCAAGTATGCTGCCTCATCTATAATTGACTTTCATCTTTAAGCTCCTGCCCATCGTGGAACCTTGGTTGGTTTCGCGGTGGAGCAGGGCTTTTTTTTTCATTTAATCAGTAAGATTTAGCAAATATCCTATCCCCGAGGACAATAGAGAAGCGCTTTCTCTACTGTTGACTTGTTCTTACTGGTGATCTCTGCCCTTCTAGGAATGAACGGAAATCTTTCTGGTTGATCAAACATGCGATCAGGCAATTCTACCGGACTTGTTGATTGCCAGCGACTTGTCCAGCTTGACGGTAGGATTGGGTTGTCAAATATCGGTTGGTCAGAAAGTTCTGCCCAGAGAAGGGTCCAGGCCCGGGGAACCACCCTCCATATGTCATACCCTCCACCTCCAGTGGCAATAAGTCTGCCGCCACATAGTTCATGGGCTAATTGGTGGGCCAACTTAGGAATCTGCCGATAGATTTCCATTGAACAGGAAAGGTGAGTAAGCGGATCTAAAAAATGACTATCACATCCATTCTGGGTGACAATGACATCCGGTTTAAACCCTCTTGCTACTTGGGTCACGACAGAAGTGTAAGACTCCAACCAGGAATCATCTTCCGTAAACGGTTCGAGTGGGACATTGACACTATAGCCATACCCTTGTCCGTCTCCTCTTTCTGTAATACTTCCTGTACCAGGAAAAAGGTACTTCCCTGTTTCATGTAAGGATAAACATAAAACATCGGGATCATCGTAAAACGACCATTGCGTGCCATCACCATGGTGGGCATCCGTGTCAATATAGAGAACACGTGCATCGTAGTGTTTACGAAGATAGGCAATGGCAACGGAGCAGTCATTGTAAACGCAAAAACCTGATGCTCGGCCGCGCAAACCATGATGAAGACCGCCTGCTAGATTTACAGCATGATCACACTCCCCAGACATGACCAATTCTGTTGCGCGAAGCGTTCCCCCAACGATAAGGGAAGTCGCTTCGTGCATCATGGGGAACGTCGGTGTATCCTCAGTGCCCAGCCCGTAACTAGAAGCAACGGGTAAGAGCTCTTCTGAATAGCCTGATTCCTTAACCGCCTTAATATATTGGAGGTCATGAACTAGAGACAATTCTTCGTCTGTGGCATAGCGAGGTTCTGCTATGTGATCTTCTTGAATGATTTGCATCTCTTGGAGTAAATCCAAGGTTAATTCAAGGCGTTTTTGGTTGAAGGGGTGATCGTCATGAAATCTATAGTTTTGATAATTCTTGCTGTAAATAAATAGACTAGAGGGCTTCATATTGCTCCCCCTGGCTCCTGTGGCCAGCAAACTTTATAACCGGCCTCTTCCAAAGCAGTCTTGATTTTTCTAGTGTCAATGGTTTGGACTCGGAATACTAAATTTTTCTTTCCATGGTGCTTTCCAGGGAAAACGAGAACGCTGGTCACATTAGAACGAGTTTGTTTGAAAACAGCGGCAACATCAGCCAACATCCCTGGCTGGTCATTCACTTCAACTTCTACGTGAGAGCTAGGATACTGTACTCCCATTAACTCTACGAGTGTATGAAGGATATCCGTTTCTGTAATAATTCCTTTCAGTTCATCTTGATCAATAACTGGAAGACAACCAATTTTATTATCATATAGGGAGAAAGCAGCCTCTTCGACAAAGTCGAGGGGATGGGCTGTAATGACGTCGCGGTGCATAATCTCAGAAACTGGACGATTATAAATCTCGTCGTTTTGTTCGCATTCAAACTTTGATGGACAAGCATCCCGAAGATCCCGATCTGATAAAATACCCACTAGCTTATTGTTCTCATCTAAAACGGGCAAATGTCGAATCCGTTGTTGGGCAGCAACAAGCATAGCTAAACGAATGGAATCAGTAGGCTTAACGGTAACGACATTTCGATTCATGATGTCTTCAATCAACATTATAGTCCAATCCCCCTTCAATTCCCGTTCAGGTAGTAGTCGTTTATAAACTCTTTTCTAAATTATACATAATCTTCCTT encodes:
- the ccpA gene encoding catabolite control protein A, whose amino-acid sequence is MPITIYDVAREAGVSMATVSRVVNGNPNVKPTTRKKVLSAIERLGYRPNAVARGLASKKTTTVGVVIPDIASAFFAELARGIDDIASMYKYNIILCDSDQRLEKEVHLINTLLEKQVDGIVFMGREITDEHLQVFNTSSVPIVLAGTKEKSEEHPSVNIDHRQAGYDATMRLIQGGHQRIAMVAGPFQDPLAGVERFEGYRQALSDSGIDFKQEYVISGKLSYEAGLEAAEAFMSLEESPTAIFAASDETAVGVIHGMQDMGKNVPQDLEVIGFDNIRLSEMVRPKLTTVVQPMYDLGAVAMRLLTKFMNNEKVEDHIVVLPHRIEERQSTKPIV
- a CDS encoding 5'-methylthioadenosine/adenosylhomocysteine nucleosidase — translated: MLSVIGIIGAMDEEIQLYKEGMHDITETMVAGITYYSGTLNGKEVVLCKCGVGKVNASICTQILIQQFQVKDVIFTGVAGALNPNLDIGDIVVSTDCQYHDMDVTALGFKKGEIPFSPKSIFKADERLVRMAVEASEEVVEGKTLTGRILSGDQFVASRELVKSLHEDMQGDCTEMEGAAVAHVCDANQIPFVIVRSMSDKADGSAHINFPEFTVLASKRSYEIVSSMLPHL
- a CDS encoding acetoin utilization protein AcuC, which encodes MKPSSLFIYSKNYQNYRFHDDHPFNQKRLELTLDLLQEMQIIQEDHIAEPRYATDEELSLVHDLQYIKAVKESGYSEELLPVASSYGLGTEDTPTFPMMHEATSLIVGGTLRATELVMSGECDHAVNLAGGLHHGLRGRASGFCVYNDCSVAIAYLRKHYDARVLYIDTDAHHGDGTQWSFYDDPDVLCLSLHETGKYLFPGTGSITERGDGQGYGYSVNVPLEPFTEDDSWLESYTSVVTQVARGFKPDVIVTQNGCDSHFLDPLTHLSCSMEIYRQIPKLAHQLAHELCGGRLIATGGGGYDIWRVVPRAWTLLWAELSDQPIFDNPILPSSWTSRWQSTSPVELPDRMFDQPERFPFIPRRAEITSKNKSTVEKALLYCPRG
- a CDS encoding acetoin utilization AcuB family protein; its protein translation is MLIEDIMNRNVVTVKPTDSIRLAMLVAAQQRIRHLPVLDENNKLVGILSDRDLRDACPSKFECEQNDEIYNRPVSEIMHRDVITAHPLDFVEEAAFSLYDNKIGCLPVIDQDELKGIITETDILHTLVELMGVQYPSSHVEVEVNDQPGMLADVAAVFKQTRSNVTSVLVFPGKHHGKKNLVFRVQTIDTRKIKTALEEAGYKVCWPQEPGGAI